A single region of the Prevotella sp. HUN102 genome encodes:
- the tsaA gene encoding tRNA (N6-threonylcarbamoyladenosine(37)-N6)-methyltransferase TrmO — protein MKEIEPIAYFHSPFTSKFGIPRQSGIIDELRGKIVFEPKFRRVEALRGMEGFDYLWLIWGFSANRPEAWQESDSLMVRPPRLGGNERVGVFATRSPFRPNDLGLSSVKINKIGNGEIHVLGADLMDGTPIYDIKPYLPYVDSHPEARGGFTDNREWKPLEVILPDTLSQSFDEEQLKALKAVLEQDPRPQYQHDATRIYGMPFAGKDVKFRVDNGKCIVIGFDVI, from the coding sequence ATGAAAGAGATAGAACCAATTGCATATTTTCATTCTCCATTCACTTCTAAGTTTGGGATTCCACGTCAGAGTGGCATCATTGATGAACTGCGTGGAAAAATAGTTTTCGAGCCAAAGTTTCGTCGCGTTGAGGCTCTGCGTGGTATGGAGGGCTTTGATTACTTGTGGTTGATTTGGGGTTTCTCAGCCAATCGCCCTGAGGCTTGGCAAGAAAGCGATAGCCTTATGGTTCGCCCTCCACGCCTCGGTGGCAACGAGAGAGTTGGCGTCTTTGCCACACGGTCGCCATTCCGACCAAATGATTTAGGTCTTTCCTCCGTAAAGATTAACAAAATAGGAAATGGAGAAATACACGTATTGGGAGCTGACCTGATGGACGGCACTCCAATCTATGACATTAAACCTTATCTTCCCTATGTTGATTCGCATCCGGAAGCACGTGGAGGATTTACCGACAATAGAGAGTGGAAACCGTTGGAGGTGATTCTTCCTGACACACTCTCGCAATCTTTTGATGAAGAGCAGCTCAAGGCACTCAAAGCAGTGCTTGAACAAGACCCTCGTCCACAATACCAACACGATGCAACTCGCATCTACGGTATGCCTTTTGCAGGCAAGGACGTTAAGTTTCGTGTAGATAACGGTAAATGTATTGTCATAGGATTTGATGTAATATAG